A window from Moritella yayanosii encodes these proteins:
- the ilvY gene encoding HTH-type transcriptional activator IlvY: MDIRSLQLFLHLATTLHFGKTAEAMHVSTSTLTRTMQRLEEAVGSQIFARDNRSVALTESGKRLRSFAQQTLDSWTQLKADLNNHNGELDGELTIFCSVTAAYSHLPPILDKFRLLHPNVELKLITGDAAMGMQLVDEEKIDIAIAAHPDKISNRLKFVEIAKVPLSIITPVISCQVQQQIMQESIDWNSVPFILPEHGPARKRIDKWFKQMKIKPSIYATVAGHEAIVSMVALGLGVGIAPAVVVDNSPVRDRVLTFENSNKIDPFDLGLCCQRKRFDEPSIAAFFTMINH; the protein is encoded by the coding sequence ATGGATATTCGTTCACTGCAACTTTTTTTACATTTGGCCACGACATTACACTTTGGTAAGACTGCCGAGGCCATGCATGTCAGTACCTCGACACTCACTCGCACCATGCAGCGGTTAGAAGAAGCCGTTGGCAGCCAAATATTCGCCCGCGATAATCGTTCTGTTGCCCTCACCGAAAGTGGTAAACGCTTGCGCAGCTTCGCCCAACAAACCCTCGACAGCTGGACACAACTGAAAGCAGACCTAAATAATCACAACGGCGAACTGGATGGTGAGCTTACTATTTTCTGTTCCGTGACCGCTGCCTATAGTCATTTACCACCGATACTCGATAAATTCCGTTTGCTGCACCCTAACGTCGAATTAAAATTGATTACCGGTGATGCCGCGATGGGCATGCAACTGGTTGATGAAGAAAAAATTGATATTGCCATTGCTGCACATCCGGACAAAATATCCAATCGCTTAAAGTTTGTCGAAATTGCCAAAGTACCCTTATCAATTATTACACCGGTGATCTCTTGCCAAGTCCAGCAACAGATCATGCAGGAGTCGATTGATTGGAACTCGGTGCCGTTTATTTTGCCTGAACATGGTCCTGCCCGTAAACGTATTGATAAATGGTTTAAACAAATGAAAATTAAACCCAGTATTTATGCCACAGTGGCCGGACACGAAGCGATTGTCAGTATGGTGGCATTAGGATTGGGGGTTGGGATTGCGCCCGCAGTCGTGGTGGATAACAGCCCGGTTCGCGATCGGGTATTAACCTTTGAGAACAGCAATAAAATAGATCCTTTCGATCTGGGTTTATGCTGTCAGCGTAAACGCTTTGACGAACCGTCGATTGCGGCTTTTTTTACCATGATCAATCACTGA
- a CDS encoding LA_2272 family surface repeat-containing protein, producing the protein MRFKKICLAMLATLSLSQVAVANEVTAQFSTVGLNAPAGQQVDGFRFSLFHGQTETVKGFDMAVLGLSEVDKLDGISFNLLLGASKINNAFSGASFSLLNWHLGHDTGFNMALVNNTTHVKGVNLAMVNLSKTVAGANIGLVNYSEKLSLVDFGVMNYAKTAKFQFGLFNVTENLQGLQIGLLNYAENGVVKILPLINFKHSF; encoded by the coding sequence ATGCGATTCAAAAAAATATGCTTGGCAATGCTTGCCACGTTAAGCTTAAGCCAAGTTGCGGTTGCCAATGAAGTAACTGCGCAATTTTCAACGGTCGGCCTTAATGCCCCAGCTGGCCAACAAGTTGATGGTTTCCGTTTTTCGCTGTTTCACGGTCAAACCGAAACAGTAAAAGGTTTTGATATGGCGGTATTGGGTTTATCTGAAGTGGATAAACTCGACGGCATCAGTTTCAATTTATTACTCGGTGCCAGCAAGATAAATAATGCATTCTCTGGGGCATCATTTAGTTTACTCAATTGGCATTTAGGTCATGATACTGGTTTCAACATGGCATTAGTGAATAATACTACGCACGTAAAAGGCGTTAATTTAGCTATGGTTAATTTATCCAAAACGGTCGCTGGCGCTAACATCGGCTTGGTTAACTACAGTGAAAAACTATCATTGGTTGATTTTGGGGTGATGAATTACGCAAAAACAGCGAAATTTCAATTTGGACTGTTTAATGTCACCGAAAACTTACAAGGTTTACAGATCGGGTTATTAAATTATGCTGAAAATGGGGTGGTTAAAATATTACCCCTAATCAATTTTAAGCATTCATTTTAG
- the ubiK gene encoding ubiquinone biosynthesis accessory factor UbiK gives MIKPQKLEEIAKQIHESLPTGVKSLGAEVEKKIHQVLQSQLNKLDLVNREEFEVQTKVLLRTREKLAALEARLTELEK, from the coding sequence ATGATCAAACCACAAAAGTTAGAAGAAATCGCCAAGCAAATACATGAATCACTACCAACGGGTGTCAAATCGTTAGGTGCTGAAGTAGAAAAAAAGATCCATCAAGTATTGCAATCACAACTGAACAAACTTGACCTGGTTAACCGTGAAGAATTTGAAGTACAAACCAAAGTACTATTACGTACCCGTGAAAAATTAGCGGCGTTAGAAGCACGTTTAACCGAACTCGAAAAATAG
- a CDS encoding potassium channel family protein, with protein sequence MYISRLISLALRKLTAELRWINLFLIFCSYLAVVWGLLWLSNETALTEPLTFFYYTVVVMSTVGFGDLSPSTANGQLVVALVQIPFGLLIFGAAIGKTTQAIVAIARKGMNGKKDFSTYSDHILILGWRAQRTKRILELILADKKRHNRKIILCVERDMSHPFPHMLDVEFAQLESFTDKDELTRIAMAQASSIIVDGENDEMTLSMALSASSNASKQAHISAYFHEESKAELLRAHCPNVECASSRHAEILVRTMQSPGASILHEQLFSTLDEATLYCLTLENIPAMTVGDIFQPLREKYSMTLMAIADDEKGVGFKLNPSMDTQLHAGQVLHYIANERIRKHEINWVDVLLLKIDK encoded by the coding sequence ATGTATATATCTCGACTCATTAGTTTAGCCTTACGTAAGCTCACTGCAGAGCTACGTTGGATTAATTTATTTTTGATCTTTTGTAGTTACTTGGCCGTTGTTTGGGGATTATTATGGCTGAGCAATGAAACTGCGTTAACCGAGCCGCTGACCTTTTTTTATTATACGGTGGTGGTTATGTCTACGGTTGGCTTTGGCGATCTTTCGCCAAGCACGGCCAATGGACAACTGGTTGTTGCGCTAGTTCAGATCCCGTTTGGGTTGTTAATTTTTGGTGCCGCGATTGGTAAAACAACGCAAGCCATCGTTGCTATTGCAAGGAAAGGTATGAACGGAAAAAAAGATTTTAGTACTTATAGCGATCATATTTTAATTTTAGGTTGGCGTGCGCAGCGCACTAAACGCATTTTAGAATTGATATTGGCAGATAAAAAGCGCCATAACCGCAAAATAATTTTGTGTGTTGAGCGTGATATGAGTCACCCGTTCCCACACATGTTAGATGTTGAATTTGCGCAACTGGAGTCTTTTACCGATAAAGATGAATTAACACGTATTGCCATGGCGCAAGCGAGTTCGATTATTGTTGATGGCGAGAATGATGAAATGACGCTATCAATGGCATTAAGTGCGTCTTCAAATGCATCGAAACAGGCGCATATTAGTGCTTATTTCCATGAGGAAAGCAAAGCCGAATTATTGCGTGCGCACTGCCCTAATGTTGAATGTGCCAGTTCACGTCATGCCGAAATTTTAGTGCGTACCATGCAATCACCTGGTGCTAGCATTTTGCATGAACAACTGTTTTCAACCTTGGATGAAGCAACGTTATATTGCTTAACATTAGAGAATATACCGGCAATGACCGTCGGTGATATATTTCAGCCATTGCGAGAAAAATACAGTATGACTTTAATGGCGATTGCGGATGATGAAAAGGGCGTGGGTTTTAAATTAAATCCAAGCATGGATACCCAACTTCACGCTGGGCAAGTATTGCATTATATCGCCAATGAACGGATCCGTAAGCACGAGATCAACTGGGTTGATGTGTTACTGCTGAAAATAGATAAGTAG
- a CDS encoding alpha/beta fold hydrolase, translating to MKQWIAAQLSAQGVVAAGLPAKHIGGDGEHLVFFHANGFPPAMYQQMLQPLTDTYKVSAVYQRPLWPLPVPDNFDNWRLMIDDACRFIAAQPEPITLVGHSMGGLISIICAVREPDKVKQLILLDPVILAPHLIWVMRNLPDFLRKKLPLVAKTLRRPDTFVNIQQGFDFHRKVRGFKGISDSVLADYMAEGLYQTDDGFKLSYSREWEATIYQTVPWVWSSIKNLTTDTVVIRGRDSDTLSTEAVARLLRKQPHIKLVEVDGGHLFPLEKPLQTADIIRQQLVNHKH from the coding sequence ATGAAGCAATGGATAGCAGCACAATTATCAGCGCAGGGCGTTGTCGCGGCAGGATTACCCGCTAAACATATTGGTGGAGATGGTGAACATTTGGTGTTTTTTCATGCCAATGGTTTTCCGCCAGCTATGTATCAACAAATGCTACAACCCTTGACTGACACGTATAAAGTCAGCGCTGTTTATCAGCGTCCACTCTGGCCATTACCGGTTCCCGATAATTTTGATAATTGGCGATTAATGATTGATGATGCGTGTCGTTTTATTGCTGCGCAGCCAGAGCCCATTACCTTAGTTGGTCATTCGATGGGCGGCTTGATTAGTATCATTTGTGCGGTACGTGAACCTGACAAAGTAAAACAACTTATTCTACTCGACCCAGTGATCCTGGCTCCTCACCTGATTTGGGTTATGCGTAATCTGCCCGATTTTTTACGTAAAAAACTACCGTTAGTGGCAAAAACATTAAGACGTCCCGATACCTTTGTTAATATTCAACAAGGTTTCGATTTTCATCGTAAAGTCCGTGGTTTTAAAGGCATTTCCGACAGTGTATTAGCGGATTACATGGCCGAAGGTTTGTACCAAACAGATGATGGTTTCAAACTGAGTTATAGTCGTGAATGGGAAGCCACCATTTATCAGACGGTACCTTGGGTTTGGTCGAGCATTAAAAATTTAACCACAGATACGGTGGTGATCAGAGGGCGTGACTCCGATACATTATCGACCGAAGCCGTCGCTCGATTATTGCGTAAGCAGCCACACATTAAACTGGTTGAAGTGGACGGTGGGCATTTGTTCCCGTTAGAGAAACCGTTGCAAACAGCTGATATTATTCGCCAACAGTTAGTCAATCATAAGCATTAG
- a CDS encoding 23S rRNA (adenine(2030)-N(6))-methyltransferase RlmJ, with protein MLSYRHSFHAGNFADVLKHAVEVLILEALKQKESPFIYHDTHSAAGRYSLSSAHAEKTAEYVDGIARIWQQGEVPAPLIPYLNVIKQLNSTSTLKHYPGSPLVARLLLREQDRMQMTELHPADVKLLEQEFAGDRQARVYKQDAYEGLKALLPGRNKRGLVLLDPSYEIKTEYRQVVQEIAQTYRRFATGTYALWYPVIERRTIDRLMRDFVGTGIKKILVIELCVKGDSAERGMTGTGMVVINPPWKLYSQMEELLPWLTKELGQDNHANFRLEWLVPE; from the coding sequence ATGCTGAGCTACCGCCACAGTTTTCATGCTGGCAACTTTGCAGATGTACTGAAACACGCTGTTGAAGTACTGATCTTAGAAGCGTTAAAACAAAAGGAGTCGCCTTTTATTTATCACGATACCCATTCTGCAGCGGGTCGTTATAGTTTATCGAGTGCCCATGCAGAAAAAACAGCAGAATACGTTGATGGTATCGCCCGTATTTGGCAACAAGGTGAAGTTCCTGCGCCACTGATCCCTTATTTAAATGTGATTAAGCAGTTAAATAGCACGTCTACCTTGAAGCATTATCCGGGCTCACCATTAGTTGCACGTTTATTGCTACGTGAACAAGATCGTATGCAAATGACGGAATTACACCCTGCCGATGTCAAATTATTAGAGCAAGAGTTTGCTGGTGATCGTCAAGCGCGGGTGTACAAGCAAGATGCTTACGAAGGGCTGAAAGCCTTGTTACCGGGACGTAATAAACGTGGTTTAGTACTGCTTGATCCATCTTATGAAATCAAAACAGAGTATCGTCAGGTAGTGCAAGAGATCGCACAGACTTATCGCCGTTTTGCAACCGGCACTTATGCGCTTTGGTATCCGGTGATTGAACGTCGCACGATTGATCGGCTTATGCGTGACTTTGTGGGCACCGGTATTAAGAAAATTTTAGTTATCGAACTTTGTGTCAAAGGCGATAGTGCAGAACGTGGCATGACCGGAACGGGGATGGTGGTGATTAATCCACCGTGGAAACTATACTCGCAAATGGAAGAGTTATTGCCTTGGTTAACTAAAGAGCTAGGCCAAGATAACCACGCGAACTTCCGTCTGGAATGGTTAGTACCTGAATAA
- the ilvA gene encoding threonine ammonia-lyase, biosynthetic, with protein sequence MDDRVTDNETQQPKSLLTANDYLCKILLSPVYEAAVVTPLQPLTKLSERLGNNILLKREDRQPVHSFKLRGAFNKLVQLSEEQKLRGVIAASAGNHAQGVALSAKKLGIKAIIVMPVITPEIKVSAVRGFGAEVCLHGDSFDEASHHAEKLAIEDGLTLIPPFDDPDVIAGQGTIARELLEQNAHLDYIFVPVGGGGLAAGISVYIKQLKPSIKVIGVEPRDSACLRAALDAGEPVTLDRVGIFADGVAVKRIGVETFRLCNEFIDDVITVSSDEICAALKDIFEDTRAIAEPSGALALAGLKKYTALNGLRDQNMTAILSGANVNFHSLRYVSERSEYGEKKEAVLAVTIPERPGAFLKFCELIGNRAVTEFNYRYSSRAAANIFVGLRTPQGTAELATVIKQLQDAEYPVVDLSDDEMAKQHVRYMVGGRPAEALQERLFSFEFPEHPGALQKFLLTLGVNWNITLFHYRNHGAAYGQVLTGFELPDSEMKDFSAYLVKLGYQYKEETDNPAYKFFLAH encoded by the coding sequence ATGGATGATCGAGTGACAGATAACGAAACCCAACAACCAAAATCGCTACTTACAGCAAATGATTATTTGTGTAAGATCTTATTATCACCAGTTTATGAAGCTGCTGTGGTCACCCCGTTACAACCATTAACTAAATTATCTGAACGTTTGGGCAATAATATTTTACTGAAACGTGAAGATCGCCAACCCGTGCACTCGTTTAAATTACGCGGTGCATTTAATAAGTTGGTGCAATTATCGGAAGAACAAAAATTACGTGGTGTCATTGCTGCCTCTGCGGGGAATCATGCCCAAGGTGTGGCGTTGTCTGCGAAGAAACTGGGCATTAAAGCGATCATTGTCATGCCTGTTATTACGCCTGAAATTAAAGTGAGCGCTGTGCGTGGCTTTGGTGCGGAAGTTTGTCTGCATGGTGATAGTTTTGATGAAGCGTCACATCACGCTGAAAAACTCGCCATAGAAGACGGTTTGACACTGATCCCGCCGTTTGACGATCCGGATGTGATTGCGGGTCAAGGTACTATCGCGCGTGAATTACTCGAACAAAATGCCCATTTAGATTATATATTTGTGCCAGTTGGCGGCGGCGGTCTTGCTGCAGGTATTTCGGTGTATATCAAACAACTTAAACCATCAATTAAAGTGATTGGTGTTGAGCCGCGAGACTCTGCCTGTTTACGTGCGGCGCTCGATGCTGGTGAACCGGTGACACTTGATCGCGTGGGCATTTTTGCTGATGGCGTGGCGGTAAAACGCATTGGCGTCGAAACCTTCCGTTTGTGTAATGAATTTATTGATGATGTGATCACGGTGAGCAGTGATGAAATCTGTGCCGCGTTAAAAGATATTTTTGAAGATACCCGTGCCATCGCTGAACCATCGGGCGCATTAGCGCTGGCCGGGTTAAAGAAATATACCGCATTGAATGGCTTACGTGATCAAAATATGACGGCGATCTTAAGCGGTGCCAATGTTAATTTCCACTCATTACGTTATGTTTCAGAGCGCAGTGAATATGGTGAGAAGAAGGAGGCGGTACTTGCGGTGACGATTCCAGAACGTCCGGGGGCATTCTTGAAGTTCTGTGAACTAATTGGTAACCGGGCTGTCACCGAGTTTAACTATCGTTATTCTAGTCGTGCTGCGGCGAATATATTTGTCGGTTTACGCACGCCACAAGGTACTGCCGAGTTAGCTACAGTGATCAAGCAATTGCAAGATGCAGAGTATCCAGTGGTTGATTTATCCGATGATGAAATGGCCAAACAGCATGTGCGTTATATGGTTGGCGGTCGTCCTGCGGAAGCGTTGCAAGAACGCTTGTTTAGCTTTGAATTTCCTGAGCATCCTGGGGCATTACAAAAATTCTTATTAACCCTAGGTGTGAATTGGAACATTACCTTATTCCATTACCGCAATCATGGCGCCGCTTATGGTCAGGTATTAACAGGATTTGAATTACCTGACAGTGAGATGAAAGATTTTTCAGCTTATCTGGTTAAATTAGGTTATCAGTATAAAGAAGAAACCGATAACCCAGCCTATAAGTTCTTTCTTGCTCACTAG
- a CDS encoding dicarboxylate/amino acid:cation symporter — MDKSLSSKIFISLFVGLLLGTIVQYGFGAGSFLDTYLVGTATAVGTMFVSLIKLMVVPLVFISIVCGVCELKDIKSFGRLGGKTFFLYLLNTAIAITVALVVAMIVQPGVGANLAELGGTAVHLASTETPDIGQMIVNIVPSNPVQAFASGDMLQIIFMAIITGLAIQALDTKGGPVVNAFQIANDVMMKLVSLIMSFAPIGVFALMIQLGATLNGATLASVAGYVGLVVSLLVVWILIVYPLAVWATTGIRPALFRRQIREQLLFSLSTASSNATIPVTMRTLTDKIGVSKTVAGFGVPLGATMNMSGVSIYISIATVFAANAYGTPLQVADMFTMGLTILLLSVGAGGVPGGGIVMIGVLLTQLGLPIEALAIIAAVDRINDMFCTAANVVGDTAVNTIVAKSEGELNLEIAYATEETNAVAKTA, encoded by the coding sequence ATGGATAAATCACTAAGTTCGAAAATATTTATATCCCTGTTTGTGGGCTTGTTACTGGGTACAATCGTGCAGTACGGCTTTGGTGCAGGATCATTCCTTGATACATACTTGGTCGGTACTGCTACAGCAGTCGGTACTATGTTTGTATCACTAATCAAATTAATGGTTGTGCCACTAGTATTCATCTCTATTGTATGTGGTGTATGTGAACTGAAAGACATTAAGAGTTTTGGTCGTTTAGGCGGTAAAACTTTTTTCCTTTACCTGCTGAATACCGCGATTGCTATTACGGTTGCCCTTGTTGTGGCAATGATCGTACAACCTGGTGTTGGCGCTAACCTGGCTGAACTAGGCGGTACTGCAGTACACCTGGCATCAACCGAAACACCTGATATCGGTCAAATGATTGTCAACATCGTACCGAGCAACCCTGTGCAAGCATTTGCTTCGGGTGACATGTTACAAATCATTTTCATGGCAATCATCACAGGTCTCGCAATTCAAGCGCTAGATACTAAAGGTGGTCCAGTGGTTAATGCATTCCAAATTGCCAATGACGTGATGATGAAACTCGTTAGCCTAATCATGAGTTTTGCACCAATTGGTGTATTTGCCCTGATGATCCAATTAGGTGCAACATTAAACGGCGCTACACTGGCTTCAGTAGCAGGTTATGTCGGTCTGGTTGTTTCATTACTTGTAGTATGGATCCTAATTGTATACCCACTAGCAGTATGGGCTACAACGGGTATCCGCCCAGCTCTATTCCGTCGTCAAATCCGTGAGCAGCTATTATTCTCACTGTCTACGGCAAGTTCAAATGCGACTATCCCGGTAACAATGCGTACCCTTACGGATAAGATTGGTGTATCGAAAACAGTGGCTGGTTTTGGTGTGCCGCTAGGCGCAACAATGAATATGTCAGGTGTATCTATCTACATCTCAATTGCGACAGTATTTGCTGCTAACGCATACGGAACTCCACTGCAAGTGGCTGATATGTTTACTATGGGTCTAACTATCCTGTTATTATCAGTTGGCGCAGGTGGTGTACCTGGTGGCGGTATCGTGATGATTGGTGTGTTACTAACACAACTTGGTCTGCCTATTGAAGCGTTAGCAATTATCGCCGCGGTTGACCGTATCAACGATATGTTCTGTACGGCAGCTAATGTTGTTGGTGATACAGCAGTAAACACGATTGTTGCTAAGAGTGAAGGTGAACTAAACCTTGAAATTGCATATGCAACAGAAGAAACAAATGCAGTAGCTAAAACAGCGTAA
- a CDS encoding glucosaminidase domain-containing protein produces MQKKITILFLFIGLSIFGLDTFLQSDDAIEVEKSDVPDFAAISDVTAKKTAFFNYLQPAFDTVTAEVLAERALLTQWQAKTTLTPQEQTQLQDMASMYKVTADNDLALISALLLHVDVIPEELVFSQSANETGWGSSRFAKLGHNFFGQWCFSKGCGLVPNQREEGAAHEVASFDSIAGSVRSYFRNINRNQSYLLLRKIRSEQRLYGADINACALAAGLINYSERKEAYIAEIRAMIRHNRQFWRHNANTDYALCAAPKPVVTDIIVDDTMELPETINLTPDSTFVEAKSSDSTKVEPNKPADVVENDTVTAEEPIKIHVVE; encoded by the coding sequence ATGCAAAAGAAAATAACAATTTTATTCCTGTTTATTGGACTGAGTATTTTTGGTCTTGATACCTTCCTGCAATCTGATGATGCTATTGAAGTTGAAAAATCAGATGTGCCAGACTTTGCTGCTATCAGTGATGTCACCGCCAAGAAAACCGCATTCTTTAATTATCTACAACCCGCATTTGATACCGTGACTGCGGAAGTATTAGCAGAGCGTGCACTGCTAACTCAATGGCAGGCTAAAACAACATTAACCCCACAAGAGCAAACGCAACTGCAAGATATGGCCAGTATGTATAAAGTGACTGCTGATAATGACCTTGCCTTGATTAGTGCGTTATTGTTACACGTTGATGTGATCCCAGAAGAGTTGGTATTTAGTCAGTCAGCGAATGAGACGGGTTGGGGTTCATCACGCTTTGCGAAACTTGGACATAACTTTTTTGGTCAATGGTGCTTTAGCAAAGGCTGCGGCCTAGTACCAAATCAACGTGAAGAAGGTGCTGCACACGAAGTGGCCAGCTTTGATTCGATAGCAGGTTCGGTGCGTTCGTATTTCCGTAACATTAATCGTAATCAAAGTTATTTACTGTTACGTAAGATCCGCAGTGAGCAACGTTTATATGGTGCGGATATTAATGCTTGTGCATTAGCCGCGGGATTAATTAATTACTCGGAAAGAAAAGAGGCGTACATTGCTGAGATCCGCGCAATGATCCGTCACAACCGTCAATTCTGGCGTCATAATGCCAACACGGATTATGCGTTGTGTGCAGCACCAAAACCTGTGGTGACTGACATTATTGTCGACGATACGATGGAGTTACCAGAGACCATTAATCTGACTCCCGATTCAACTTTTGTTGAAGCGAAAAGTAGTGATTCAACAAAAGTTGAGCCTAACAAGCCTGCGGATGTTGTTGAAAATGACACTGTAACGGCAGAAGAACCAATAAAAATCCATGTGGTAGAATAA
- the ald gene encoding alanine dehydrogenase, giving the protein MIIGVPKEIKNHEYRVGMTPASARELITHGHTVYVETCAGAGIGFSDSDYETVGAKILTTAAEIFATADMIVKVKEPQPVERAMLRDGQVLFTYLHLAPDLAQTEDLIKSNAICIAYETVTDANGGLPLLAPMSAVAGRMAIQAGAQALEKSQGGCGLLMGGVPGVAPANVVVIGGGVVGMNAAKMAVGMGASVTMLDRNLTVLANLDNQFDGRLKVVYSTHDAIEKYVLEADLVIGAVLVPGAAAPKLVTKDLISRMKPGAAVVDVAIDQGGCFETSHATTHQDPTYIIDDVVHYCVANMPGAVAKTSTFALNNATLPYIIKLANLGWKEALTQDEHLLNGLNVIAGQITVQDVAEAHNLPFVTSKSMIL; this is encoded by the coding sequence ATGATTATCGGCGTACCTAAAGAAATTAAAAATCATGAGTATCGTGTTGGTATGACTCCTGCGAGTGCAAGAGAGCTTATTACACATGGCCATACAGTTTATGTTGAAACATGTGCTGGTGCTGGTATTGGTTTTAGCGACAGTGATTATGAAACTGTTGGCGCAAAAATCTTAACAACTGCGGCTGAAATTTTCGCAACTGCAGACATGATTGTAAAAGTAAAAGAACCACAACCTGTTGAACGTGCAATGTTACGTGATGGCCAAGTGTTATTCACTTATTTACACCTTGCACCTGATTTAGCGCAAACAGAAGATCTAATCAAGAGTAATGCAATTTGTATTGCTTATGAAACCGTAACTGATGCAAACGGTGGTTTACCACTACTTGCGCCTATGTCTGCTGTTGCTGGTCGTATGGCAATTCAAGCTGGCGCACAAGCATTAGAAAAATCACAAGGAGGTTGTGGTCTTCTTATGGGTGGCGTACCGGGTGTTGCTCCTGCCAACGTTGTTGTTATCGGCGGCGGTGTTGTAGGTATGAATGCAGCGAAAATGGCTGTTGGTATGGGCGCTAGCGTAACTATGTTAGACCGTAACCTTACTGTACTAGCTAACCTAGACAACCAATTCGATGGTCGTTTGAAAGTGGTTTATTCAACACACGATGCCATTGAAAAATATGTATTAGAAGCTGATCTTGTGATTGGAGCGGTATTAGTTCCAGGTGCAGCTGCGCCGAAACTAGTAACGAAAGACCTAATTTCACGCATGAAGCCTGGTGCTGCTGTTGTTGACGTTGCGATTGACCAAGGTGGTTGTTTCGAAACTTCACACGCGACAACACACCAAGACCCAACTTACATCATTGATGACGTTGTTCACTACTGTGTTGCTAACATGCCTGGTGCTGTTGCGAAAACATCTACGTTCGCATTAAACAATGCCACACTACCGTACATCATCAAGCTTGCTAACCTAGGTTGGAAAGAAGCATTAACACAAGATGAGCATCTACTAAACGGCCTAAACGTTATTGCTGGTCAAATAACTGTTCAAGATGTTGCTGAAGCACATAATTTACCGTTCGTTACATCAAAGAGCATGATCCTATAA